A stretch of the Archangium violaceum genome encodes the following:
- a CDS encoding imm11 family protein — MMAQTKYYKLYDDKYIPGRWHVRMPLDDEEGREELFDVWRFNEGRVLNIEKPIHLSVKPAGIPIEFSHALGIPIVHRRVVALFERLGLQKEVQFIPVEVEGQTEPWFILNALQVIRCIDDARCEEVLYWLPEDNRPDVLGQYRNVRGLKVDPTKIGEAHIFRPWGWPVVLIVSEHLKRALEEEGITGIKFLEV; from the coding sequence ATGATGGCGCAAACGAAATATTACAAACTATACGACGACAAGTACATTCCAGGGCGATGGCATGTGAGGATGCCTCTTGATGATGAGGAAGGCCGCGAAGAACTGTTCGACGTCTGGCGATTCAACGAGGGCCGGGTCCTGAACATCGAGAAACCGATTCACTTGTCCGTGAAGCCGGCAGGCATTCCAATCGAGTTCTCTCACGCGCTGGGGATTCCCATCGTCCACCGCCGGGTCGTCGCGCTCTTCGAGCGTCTGGGTCTCCAGAAGGAGGTCCAGTTCATCCCCGTGGAGGTGGAGGGACAGACGGAGCCCTGGTTCATCCTCAATGCCCTCCAAGTCATCCGGTGCATCGACGACGCCCGGTGTGAGGAGGTGCTCTACTGGCTCCCGGAGGACAACCGCCCTGACGTGCTGGGCCAGTACCGAAACGTTCGTGGACTGAAGGTGGACCCCACGAAGATTGGAGAGGCCCACATCTTCCGGCCCTGGGGCTGGCCAGTGGTCCTCATCGTCTCCGAGCACCTCAAGCGGGCCCTGGAGGAAGAGGGCATCACCGGCATCAAGTTCCTCGAGGTCTGA
- a CDS encoding AHH domain-containing protein, whose protein sequence is MLLRLLLASCVWLWVPVSAQAAPPATESRLQVLEPVAVSKYRGDEGHGLKLSFKPLGPNPALSLFTLEDAREAVAALGDGSPPRTAHPTVVVAGSLVGHPPDSRRSDMERRTREAYEALYGPALVELPGSLESARWFQALALSPRYMGDGVREAAVEMFSSPAVLLSVGLSMMLYMMAWAAPDPVFSKAFAAAVSLGLLMTYTAAELYSVGLSCLNLYREAEAARTQAQLEAVAERFGKSLGGVGLRVLVTVAGAKLARGLPEVPRGGLWARLSPPRFAFAGGRGGFKVGGETRARVSVADGTVVFMGVSASTTASVITTAASSARTTGACAESKRDDHHAHHLATNKNDKSESRGGPWTPEFKTLFARAGMSLEDPANIVYLRGHKGPHPEEYHSEIFKRLREALELCRTRVECRARLVEELDKLAGEICTPGSRLNRLATRQP, encoded by the coding sequence ATGCTCTTACGTCTCCTCCTCGCCTCCTGCGTGTGGCTGTGGGTGCCTGTTTCCGCTCAGGCCGCTCCGCCCGCAACCGAATCGCGGCTCCAGGTGTTGGAGCCCGTGGCAGTGAGCAAGTACCGAGGCGATGAAGGCCATGGACTGAAGCTCAGCTTCAAGCCGCTCGGACCCAATCCGGCTTTGTCTCTGTTCACGCTGGAGGACGCGAGGGAGGCGGTGGCGGCGCTGGGGGACGGCTCGCCACCAAGGACGGCCCACCCGACCGTGGTGGTTGCAGGCAGCCTGGTCGGGCATCCACCAGACTCCCGGCGCTCGGACATGGAGAGACGCACGCGCGAGGCGTACGAGGCGCTGTATGGGCCTGCTCTGGTGGAGCTACCGGGCTCGCTGGAGAGCGCCAGGTGGTTTCAGGCGCTCGCGCTCTCCCCTCGCTACATGGGCGACGGGGTCCGCGAGGCCGCCGTGGAGATGTTCAGCTCTCCCGCCGTGCTGCTGTCGGTGGGCCTGTCGATGATGCTCTACATGATGGCGTGGGCGGCGCCAGACCCCGTCTTCTCGAAAGCCTTCGCGGCAGCGGTGTCGCTGGGGCTCCTGATGACGTACACGGCGGCGGAACTCTACTCCGTGGGGCTGTCTTGTCTGAACCTATACCGGGAGGCGGAGGCCGCGAGGACGCAAGCGCAGTTGGAAGCGGTGGCCGAGCGCTTCGGCAAGTCGCTTGGGGGTGTGGGGTTGCGCGTGCTGGTGACGGTGGCGGGAGCGAAGCTGGCCCGAGGACTGCCAGAGGTGCCCCGGGGCGGGCTGTGGGCGCGGCTGTCTCCTCCGCGATTCGCCTTCGCGGGAGGGCGGGGTGGCTTCAAGGTGGGCGGGGAAACGCGCGCGCGGGTGAGCGTGGCGGACGGCACGGTGGTGTTCATGGGCGTGTCGGCGAGCACGACCGCCTCTGTGATCACTACGGCGGCGTCCTCGGCACGGACGACGGGCGCGTGTGCCGAGTCGAAGAGGGATGACCACCACGCCCACCACCTTGCCACCAATAAGAATGACAAGTCCGAGAGCCGTGGTGGTCCCTGGACGCCGGAGTTCAAGACTCTCTTCGCACGAGCGGGGATGAGCCTGGAGGATCCAGCGAACATCGTCTATCTGCGAGGCCACAAGGGGCCCCATCCCGAGGAGTATCACAGCGAGATCTTCAAGCGGCTGAGGGAAGCACTCGAGCTGTGTAGAACCAGGGTCGAATGCCGAGCCAGACTCGTGGAAGAACTCGACAAGCTCGCAGGAGAGATATGCACCCCCGGCTCCCGGCTCAACAGGCTTGCTACGAGACAACCATGA
- a CDS encoding imm11 family protein — protein MTAHMKYYELYDDKYIPGRWHVRMPLDDEEGREELFDVWRFNEGRVLDIEKPIRLSVEPAGIPIEFSHSMGIPIVHRRVVALFERLGLQKEVQFIPVEVEGQTEPWFILNALQIIRCIDDARCEEVLYWLPEDNRPEKLGQYRNVAGLKVDPAKIGGAHIFRPWGWKVVLIVSEHVKRALEQEGITGIKFLEV, from the coding sequence ATGACCGCGCACATGAAGTATTACGAACTCTACGACGACAAGTACATTCCAGGGCGATGGCACGTAAGAATGCCTCTTGATGACGAAGAAGGCCGGGAAGAATTGTTCGACGTCTGGCGATTCAACGAGGGCCGGGTCCTGGACATCGAGAAGCCGATTCGCTTATCCGTGGAGCCGGCAGGCATTCCGATCGAGTTCTCTCACTCCATGGGGATTCCCATCGTCCACCGCCGGGTCGTCGCTCTGTTCGAGCGTCTGGGTCTCCAGAAGGAAGTCCAGTTCATCCCCGTGGAGGTGGAGGGGCAAACGGAGCCCTGGTTCATCCTCAATGCCCTGCAAATCATCCGGTGCATCGACGACGCCCGATGTGAGGAGGTGCTCTACTGGCTCCCGGAGGACAACCGCCCGGAGAAGCTGGGCCAATACCGTAACGTCGCGGGGCTGAAGGTGGACCCGGCGAAGATCGGAGGGGCCCACATCTTCCGCCCCTGGGGCTGGAAGGTCGTCCTCATCGTCTCCGAGCACGTCAAGCGGGCCCTGGAGCAAGAGGGCATCACCGGCATCAAGTTCCTCGAGGTCTGA